GCCGGTCACCGTCGCAAGCGCCAGGATCGCTCCCATCGTACTGGCGCCGCTGGCGTTGTTGCCCATGTCGATGGATGGCGACGTGTCCGAAAGAAAGAGCTGGCCGTTCGGGGTGGCGGCCTGGACATGCAGCTTCTTGGCAGGAGCCGTCGTACCGACGCCAACGTTCCCCGTTCCGGGCTGCATGATCACACTCGTGCTGCCGCCCTGGTAGTTCGAATTGACGTGCAGGCTGCCGTGTCCGCTCCCGTTCATCCCGATCAGCGCGTCACCCGCGCTAAGGCCATAGTGCCCGTTGACGGTGGCCATCGCCAGAATCGTATTCATCGTGCTGCTGCCCGGACTCGTCGCGTGATTTCCCAGCTGTACCGACGGCGACGTGTCCGCAGCGTAGATGTGGGAGTCGGGGGTGCTGGTCTGAACGTGCAGTCGCTTTGCCGGCGTCGGTGTTCCCACACCAACATTGCCGGTCGGACCGACGTACAGGCGCCAGCTCCCCGCGATCACGTCCAGAAGGCCAAATTCCTGCTGCGTCCCCTGGTACGCCCCCGAGCCGAACTGCCAGGCGCTCGTACCATCACTTTTCCGGAACTGGATGACGGAGCTAAACGGGATGGAGGCGTTTCCAGCGTCGAGGAGCAGCGGGAATTGATTGCTCGACTTCAGCCGCGTACCGCCACCCTGGACGTCAAGCCTCAGACCGCCGGCCGGGACGGAACCGCCGACTCCGAGCGAGGCGCCGATCGTGACGTTTCCAAGCCCTGCTGGGAAGTTCGTACACGCGCAGTCGGCCATCAGTCGGCTCCATTCTCGGACGCATGCGATCCCACGCTGAGCAGAAACCGCTCACCGTCGATCAGCTCAATGTCGCTTAGCTGCGGCAGATACACCCGCAACGCCGCGATCAGGTCGGCTTTCGTCACCATCAGGGCGCTGATCGCCAGCGGTGGCAAGGACGGCTGACCGATGGTCGTGTGGGGCGCGTCTGGCAGTCCGGGCTCCAGCACGGCGGTTGCTACCTGTTGACCGTCATCGCACATCGCCATTGCGGCGCCTCCCCGTTGAGGCGCGCGGCCGATTCCGCGTCTCTAGAGCGTAGCGTACCCCCCCCGAGATGCAACACTTTCGAGGCGACGGCGACAAGATCGTCAGGTCTGGCGGGTTTTGCCGCTCGTGCGCGGTGGCGTACCGCTACCGATTACACGGGCGGCCTGTAGCTCCCGAGCCAGTCCAGCACCCGGTCTGACGGCATCGGGCGGGCAAGGACGAAGCCCTGGCATTGCTGCACCCCGATCTCGGCCAGCCAGCGCTCGTGAAGCGGCCACCCATGCGCCCGGTTGGGTACGATGCTTCCAGTGCCTCAGGCACACGAGACATGTTGGAGCGCAGGGCGCAGTGATGACGTCGGCGCAGCAGACCACCGAGCAGGCAATCAGTGAGATGGCCCGGCGGATTGTCGAGCGATTCGACCCGCTCCAGATCATCCTGTTCGGCTCGCAGGCCCGGGGTGACGCTCGTGCGGACAGCGACGTTGATCTCCTGGTGGTGCTGACACAGGTCAACGACCGGCGCGACACGGCTGTTGCAATACGGCGCGCACTTCGCGGGTCGGGCGTCGCCAAGGATATCGTGCTAGCGACGCCTGAGGAGATTGATGAGCGGGGCCGCCTCATCGGCACGGTCCTGGAATCTGCGCTTCGGGAAGGCCGTGTGGTTTACGAAAGACCGTCCGCAGCGTGACCACCAGTCTCCCCGCTGACGAAGCGAAACGCTGGCTGGCTTTCGCCCGCGACGACCTTGCCGTTGCCGAGGAATCCACGAGGTCAAGCCTGATTGCCCCACATATCGGCTGCTACCACGCCCAGCAAGCTGTCGAGAAGTCCCTCAAGTCGATCTTCGTCTTCCTGCAAGTGCGCTTCCCGTTCCGCCACGATCTTGACGAATTGCGAGATCACCTCCCGCCTGGGTGGCAGGTCGTAAACGCACACGCCGATCTGTCGATGCTGACCCAATGGGCAGTCGAGGGACAATATCCCGGCAACTGGCCCGAAGCTACCGACGCCGATGCACGCGCGGCAGCGCGTCAAGCTCGGGCCGTCTGGCACACCGTCCTGGACGACCTCGATCGGCACGGACTGGATGTCAGCGCCTTCCGCTGACATCCAACGGCCATGGGTCGATCTGCCTCCGCGTCACACGGGCGGCTTGTAGCCTGCCAGCCAGTCCAGCACCCGGTCTGACGGCATCGGGCGGGCCAGCACGAACCCCTGGCACTGCTGCACCCCGTTCTCGGCCAGCCAGCGCCAGCAGGCCGCCGTCTCGACGCCCTCCGCCACCATCGCGTGGCCCAGGCTGCCAGCCAGCGCGGCTATCGCCCGCACGATGACCTGGTTCTGCCGGCTGGTCGAGACATCCGTGACGAAGCTGCGGTCGATCTTGAGCATGTCGAACGGGATCTGACTCAGCACCTTCAAGTTCGTGTAGCCAGTGCCGAAGTCGTCAAGGGCCAGCCGCACGCCCCGCTGCTGCAGCCGCGCCAGGATCTCGGAGGTCAGCTCCGGCTGGCGCATCGCCGCGCTCTCGGAGACCTCCAGCGTCAGGCTGCGGGCCGGAACCCCGTGCTCCGCCAGCAGGCGGCTCACGCCGTCGAGCAAATGCGTGCTTGTCAGCGAGGTCGCCGCCACGTTGACGGACACCGACAGCTCGTGCCCGGCCACGGCCCAGGCGGCGCAATTCTCGACTGCCCGCGCCAGCACGTAGTCCGTCAACGGCACGATCTGGCCCGTTGCTTCGGCCAGCGGGATGAAGCGGCCCGGGCTGATCAATCCGCGTCGTGGGTGGAACCAGCGCGCCAACGCCTCGAACCCGACGATGTTGCCCGTCGCGAACTCGGCGATGGGCAGATAGTGCACGCCGAGCTGCCCCGCCTCGAGCGCCGCGTGGATCTCGGCCGCCCACTCGTCCAGATCCGGCTCGCGGCGGATCTCCAGCAGCGCCGCCAGCGCGCCCGACGGGAACGGCTTCGCGAGCGTCCCCAGGATCGTCAGGCCGGTCAGATCCTTGGCCTGCCGCACCGCGCCGATCCCCTGCGCATCCGCGCCGCCGATGACGATGATCGGGACCGCGCAGCCGATCCGCTGCAGATAGAGGAGGAGATCGCTGCCGAGGCCAGCCTGCGACTGCAGGTCGATCACGATGAGCGACGGAGCGGCGGCCTCGAACGCCTGCCGAAACTGGCTGATCGCCTCGGTCGGCGTGACGGCGTAGCGGGCAGCCTCGCCGGCGGCAACCACCAGATCGAGTATGCGCGGATCGTCTTCCAGGATCAGCAGGCGGTTCGCGGTCATCAGACCCTCCTCTGGGAGCGCTGTCTCAGCGGTGGGGGAAGCCCGCCATCGTCTGACGGCAGCGTGCCGTTCGTGTCGCCGCGCCGGTGGCCGCTGTGCTCCCGCACGGTCACCATCGTCAGGTGTGTGGTCGCCGATGCACGTCGCCGTGCGCCTCGGCTACCCTACAGCGAGGCTCGGCCTGGCGCGCAGCAACCGGCCGCTGTCAGGATAACGACCGCCGGAGCCTGGGAGGGATCGCCGATGGCCGACGTCGTCCGCGTCCGCGAGGGGCTGCGACTGCACCGCCGCGAGGGTGAGCGGTTCGTCGCGGATCTCGAAGCGCTCACGCCCGAGCAGTGGAACCTGCCGACAAACTGCCCACCCTGGCTCGTCCGGACGCTGGCGGCGCACGTCGCCCGGCAGGTCGAGTCGTACACGGGGTACATCAAGCCCGGGCTGCGCGGCGAGAGGGCCGAACCGGAGTCACGCGAGGCCCGGACCAACCGGATGAACGAGATCGCCGCCTGGGAGACGCCGCAGATCGTCCGGATGCTGCGTGAGACGAATGAGGAGTTCAACCAGTTCTTCGACGGCCTGACGCCAGCGCAACTGGACGTGGAAGGGCCGCACTCGCACGGCATGCGGTCGGCGTCCTGGTTTGTGGACATGCGGCTGGCCGAGATGGCGTTCCACCGCCTCGATCTCGAACACTCGCTCGGCCAGCAGGCTGCCGACCTCGATCCTGAGACGGCCCGCCACCTGCTCCCGATGCTGCTCGAGCTGAACGTGCCCGCGGTAGTGAACCGCGACAAGACCGGCGGCGAGGGAACCTACGTGCTGGCCGTGGCGGATGATCCGTCAGCCGTCTGGCAGCTGGCGTTTCGGCCAGGGTCGCTGCGCGTCACACCCGGCGTGGCTGACGGCGACGTTCGCTTCACGAGCGATCCGGCCGCCCTCGCGAAGCTGGTGTACGGCCGGGCAACCTGGCCCGCGCTGGAGCAGGCCGGCCGCCTGACGGTCAGCGGGGACCGTACCGCCGCTGAGCGCTTCCACGCCTGTTTCAAAGGTCCCTAACGTAACCGTCACGCAAAAGCGCTGGCGCCCGTTGAAAGAGATCAGAAGCCTCTCGAAACGTGGTAATGTGAGAACGGCTTCGCCTCGGGCGCCGCGCTGCCTGCCACGACGGTGCAGGAGACGGTTGCGACGCATCCTCAGACCATGGTCGTCGCGTCGTCGTCGCTGGAACCGTGTCGGCATCGGTCGGGCTTCCGGGGCGGAGACCAGCCCCTGAGCTGCAGTATATGTCAGATGCCGCGCCTCCAGATATCTTCGTTGCTCGCCAGCCCATCTTCGACACGCACTCGAACCTGTTCGGCTACGAGCTTCTCTTCCGGTCGAGCACTAAGAACGTCTTTGCATCCACGGATCAAGAGCAGGCGTCGGCGTCCGTCATCGCGAACAGCTTCTTCGTGTTCGGCATCGGCTCGCTGGCCGGCAACGCGCGCGCCTTCATCAACTTCACGCGCACGTCGCTGGTCGAGGACTACGCGTTCGCCCTGCCGCGCGAGTCGCTGGTTGTCGAGGTGCTCGAAAACGTCGAGTCTGATGACGAGGTGATCGCGGCCTGCGAGCGGCTGAAGGCAGCCGGCTACATGATCGCCCTGGATGACTTCGACCGACGGACCGACTCGGGCGAGCTGGTGAAGTACGCCAACATCGTCAAGATCGACTTCGCCGCCTGCGGCGAGCAGGAGCGCGCCTGGTACGCCCAGGAGCTGTCTCGCTACAACGTCAAACTGCTGGCTGAGAAGGTCGAGACACGCGCCGACGCCGACGAGGCGAAACAGCTCGGCTACTCCTACTTGCAGGGGTACTTTTTCGCCCGGCCGGAGATCCTCGTCTCGCAGCAGCCGCCGGCCCTCCGCACCGTCCGGATGCAGATCATCAGCGAGCTACAGAAGGCCGAGCCCAACATGCGGAAGGTCGAGGAGCTGTTCCGCCACGATCCTGACCTCTCCTACAAGCTCTTGCGGCACCTGAACTCGCCCGCCTTCGCCTTCAACAGCCAGATTCAGTCGATCTGGCGCGCCATCACCATCCTCGGCGAGCGCGGCATGCGCGCCTGGACGGCGGTGGTGATCCTGGCCGGCCTCGGCACCGACAAACCGTCCGAGCTGCTGGTTACCTCGGTCACGCGGGCGCGCTTCTGCCAGTTGATCGGCGAAGACCTGCGCATGCGGGACCAGAGCGAGAACCTGTTCCTGATGGGCCTGTTCTCGCTGATCGACGCCATCACGAACACGTCGATGGAAGACGCGCTGGAAGCGATCCCACTGTCGGAGGACGCGCGCACGGCGCTGCTGGGTGGCTCAAACCGGCTGGCGCAGATCCTGGAGCTGGTGCGCCTCTACGAACAGGGCAAATGGACGGCGGCCGATCAACTGCTGTACAAGCTCGGACTGCAGCGGTCGCACGTCCCTGGCCTCTACCGCGAGGCGCTGGCCTGGGGCGACATGAGCCGCGCGGCCAGCTGACGGCAGCGTTCTCAGGCCTACAGGCCGAGGTCGTCCTCGATGCCCGGGTCGGTCTCGGGCAGGTGGTCGTGGAGGGCCGGCTCCGGCTCGGCGTCCGGCAGGGGGCGCTCGCGGCGAACCAGCGGATCGAAGTCCGCCGCCAGGCAGTCCATAAAGATCACGTCGTAGGCGCGGTCGCCCACCCGCTGAGCCTCTCGCCGCCGCCCGATCTCCTGAAACCCGGCCCGCAGGTAGGCGCGGATGGCCCGCTCGTTGTAGCTGAAGACCCGCAGCATCACGTTGTTCAGCCCGAGCATCGTGAAGGCGTAGTCCAGCAGCAGGCGCGTCGCCTCGGTCCCGTACCCATTGCCCCAGCAGTCGTGCTCGCCGATACCGATGCCCAGCTCGGCCGTCCGGTGCGCCGCGTTGATGTGGACCAGTCCGGCCGTGCCGATCGGGCGGAGCGTCGCCCGCTCGTAGACGGCGAAGCCGGTGTGATCCGGGCCGGCCTTGCTGAACCGCTCGTAGACGGATTCGACACCCTCGGGCGTCAGCGGACGGGCCGGGTCGCCGGTCAGCAGCGACAGCTCCAGGTCGTTTTCCCACTTCCAGAGCAGCGGCATCAGCCCGCGATGGGCCGGCCCCAGCGCCACCAGTTCGCCCACCAGCACCAGCGGCGGCGGCCCGCCCTCATACTGCGTGAACCAGTCCGTCATCAGACGATGGGCCAGCGGCTGCGCGGGAAGGTGATCCCCGTCCGCGCCTGCAGGCTCTCCCCGATCTCCTGGACCTTGCCGTAGAGCGCGTCGGTATCCACCCAGGTCTGCTTGCCGCCCTGGACCACGATTCGGCCATCCACGATCACCGTGTCCACGCCGCGGCCGTCGGCGTTATAGATCAGGTTGTTGACGGGGTTGAACAGGGCCTGCCACTCGGGCCGATGGGTGTCGAACAGGACGAGGTCCGCCTTCTTGCCGGCCTCAATCGAACCGAGCGTGTCGCCCTGGCCGAACGCCTTCGCGCTGCTGAGGGTCGCCATCTCCAGGGCCGCCTCGGCCGAGATCATCGCGAGGTCGCGGCGGGCGTCCTTGTACTGGAGGGCCGCGAGGTTGGCCGAGCGGACCACGTCCAGGTGATTCGAGCTGTTGGCCGAGTCGCTGCCGAACGCGACGTTGACGCCCTTCGCCCAGAACTCCGGCAGGTTGCCGTTCAGGTGGAGGCCCTTGGCCTCCTTCATGGCGCTGGTCGGGCACATCACGACGCTGGTCCCCGTCCGCGCGACGGCATCCACCTCGGCGGCGTTCAGCCCCAGCACGTGCGCCAGCAACACGTTCGACCCGAGCACGCCCAGCCGTTCGAGGTACTCGGTGGGGGTGGCGCCGTGCTCCTGCTGGTAACGGGCACGCTCGGCCTCACCGCTCTGGTGATGGAGCGTCAGCGCCACGCCCTTCTCGTCCACCAGCCGCTTCAAGCCCTGCAACAGCTCAGCACTGGCCGTCTCGCAGGAGAACGCCATCGCCATCGCCTGCATCCGCCCATCGAGCCGCCCGTGCCACCGGTCGATGAAGGCCGCCGTCCGCGCAACGGCCTCGTCGGCCGGCCACATCGGGAGCTTGACGGGGGCAGGCCGGTCGGTCACCTGCTCGGCCCAGACCACCCGGATGCCGCTGTCCTGGTACGCCTGGAAGCAGGCGTCCGGGAAGCGGGTGGTGCCGGGATCCAGCAGGCTGGTCGTGCCGTTCTGGAGCACCTCCAGCAGGCCAAGCTGGGTGGTCAGGTACTCCTCTTCTTCGGTCATGGCCGTCTGGAGGTTGAAGACGTGAAACAGCCGGTTGGCCAGGTCGTCCGGGAAGATGCCGCGCACAGCGTGGGCGTAGCTGATGTGCATGTGCCCGTTGTAGAGGCCGGGCGTCACCACGAAGCGCCGGCCGTCGATCACCCGATCCGCGCCGATGTCGGCGAGGTCGGCCGCTTTCCCGACCCGCGCGATGCGCTGCCCCTCGATCAGGATCGAGGCGTCCTGCACGATGCGGCGCTCGGCGTCGAGGGTCAGCGCGAAGCGGGCATGCTCGATCTTGATGGTCGGCGCGGGCATGGCGGGCACCTCCAGCGAGCGTCCTGAACGATCGGGCGGGTGAGGGGCTGCGCGTACGTCATCGGCCGGCGATCGCGGTCACGGCGAGTTCAGACTTACGCCCGGTCGGCGGCGCGGACCTCTTGTGTCTCGTGCGGGCGGCGGTAGTCGTCGTCCAGCCGCCAGGTGGTGCCGATCTCGGGCGTCGAGGCCTCGAAGACGGTCACGTCCTGGTCTGGTGCGGCGCACAGCCGGTGCCGCTGACCGATGGCGATGTGGTAGCCCACGTTCGCCTCGAGCCAGACATCCTGCAGCTCGCCGTCGTCGCTTTCGAGCACCAGGAAGCCCTTGCCCTCGATCAGCGTCTGAGTCTCGATCTTCTGGTCATGCACCTGCAGGCTCAGCCGCTTGCCGGCCTCCACGTGGATCAGCTTGGCCGCATACGGCGAGGATTCGGGGGTCAGCAGGATCTCGTACCCCCACGGCTTCGTGATGCGTCGGGTGTTCGGGGCGGTCGAGAAACCGCTCGGGTCGAAGGTTGGGGGCGAATCCATCAGCAGACCTTCCTGGCACGAGACAAGATGACGGCTGAGTGCGCCGCCGTCCGATCATGATGGCAGGCTCGCCCGCCCGGATGCGAGTTTCGGCCATCTCGGGATGAGCGCTCGGACTGCCTCATTGCAGTGGCAGCCTCGCACGGCCCGCGCCATGGCGCGGGGGCCGGGCGGACGCCCGTCAGAAATCTGTTTGACGGACAAAACCCGCCTCGACATTCGTAGCCAGTCTCGGTTTTCTCTGCTATGCTTGCCGCATCCTCGCCTCCGATTCGCAGCCTGACTCGGAGCGACCGCCGACCGAGACTCTCGAAGGCGGCCTGACTGACCTCGAACACCGGTGTTTCGACAGGCGTCGGAGTGGCAGCCCGCTGCTCGCTCGATGGGCCTGAAACGCAGATCCGCGTCGATGCGGGAGGAATGTGGATGAGCACCCTGCAAGTAGCTGCGCGAGGG
This DNA window, taken from Chloroflexota bacterium, encodes the following:
- a CDS encoding HDOD domain-containing protein, encoding MSDAAPPDIFVARQPIFDTHSNLFGYELLFRSSTKNVFASTDQEQASASVIANSFFVFGIGSLAGNARAFINFTRTSLVEDYAFALPRESLVVEVLENVESDDEVIAACERLKAAGYMIALDDFDRRTDSGELVKYANIVKIDFAACGEQERAWYAQELSRYNVKLLAEKVETRADADEAKQLGYSYLQGYFFARPEILVSQQPPALRTVRMQIISELQKAEPNMRKVEELFRHDPDLSYKLLRHLNSPAFAFNSQIQSIWRAITILGERGMRAWTAVVILAGLGTDKPSELLVTSVTRARFCQLIGEDLRMRDQSENLFLMGLFSLIDAITNTSMEDALEAIPLSEDARTALLGGSNRLAQILELVRLYEQGKWTAADQLLYKLGLQRSHVPGLYREALAWGDMSRAAS
- a CDS encoding amidohydrolase family protein; this translates as MPAPTIKIEHARFALTLDAERRIVQDASILIEGQRIARVGKAADLADIGADRVIDGRRFVVTPGLYNGHMHISYAHAVRGIFPDDLANRLFHVFNLQTAMTEEEEYLTTQLGLLEVLQNGTTSLLDPGTTRFPDACFQAYQDSGIRVVWAEQVTDRPAPVKLPMWPADEAVARTAAFIDRWHGRLDGRMQAMAMAFSCETASAELLQGLKRLVDEKGVALTLHHQSGEAERARYQQEHGATPTEYLERLGVLGSNVLLAHVLGLNAAEVDAVARTGTSVVMCPTSAMKEAKGLHLNGNLPEFWAKGVNVAFGSDSANSSNHLDVVRSANLAALQYKDARRDLAMISAEAALEMATLSSAKAFGQGDTLGSIEAGKKADLVLFDTHRPEWQALFNPVNNLIYNADGRGVDTVIVDGRIVVQGGKQTWVDTDALYGKVQEIGESLQARTGITFPRSRWPIV
- a CDS encoding GNAT family N-acetyltransferase encodes the protein MTDWFTQYEGGPPPLVLVGELVALGPAHRGLMPLLWKWENDLELSLLTGDPARPLTPEGVESVYERFSKAGPDHTGFAVYERATLRPIGTAGLVHINAAHRTAELGIGIGEHDCWGNGYGTEATRLLLDYAFTMLGLNNVMLRVFSYNERAIRAYLRAGFQEIGRRREAQRVGDRAYDVIFMDCLAADFDPLVRRERPLPDAEPEPALHDHLPETDPGIEDDLGL
- a CDS encoding EAL domain-containing response regulator codes for the protein MTANRLLILEDDPRILDLVVAAGEAARYAVTPTEAISQFRQAFEAAAPSLIVIDLQSQAGLGSDLLLYLQRIGCAVPIIVIGGADAQGIGAVRQAKDLTGLTILGTLAKPFPSGALAALLEIRREPDLDEWAAEIHAALEAGQLGVHYLPIAEFATGNIVGFEALARWFHPRRGLISPGRFIPLAEATGQIVPLTDYVLARAVENCAAWAVAGHELSVSVNVAATSLTSTHLLDGVSRLLAEHGVPARSLTLEVSESAAMRQPELTSEILARLQQRGVRLALDDFGTGYTNLKVLSQIPFDMLKIDRSFVTDVSTSRQNQVIVRAIAALAGSLGHAMVAEGVETAACWRWLAENGVQQCQGFVLARPMPSDRVLDWLAGYKPPV
- a CDS encoding cupin, which encodes MDSPPTFDPSGFSTAPNTRRITKPWGYEILLTPESSPYAAKLIHVEAGKRLSLQVHDQKIETQTLIEGKGFLVLESDDGELQDVWLEANVGYHIAIGQRHRLCAAPDQDVTVFEASTPEIGTTWRLDDDYRRPHETQEVRAADRA
- a CDS encoding maleylpyruvate isomerase family mycothiol-dependent enzyme, with protein sequence MADVVRVREGLRLHRREGERFVADLEALTPEQWNLPTNCPPWLVRTLAAHVARQVESYTGYIKPGLRGERAEPESREARTNRMNEIAAWETPQIVRMLRETNEEFNQFFDGLTPAQLDVEGPHSHGMRSASWFVDMRLAEMAFHRLDLEHSLGQQAADLDPETARHLLPMLLELNVPAVVNRDKTGGEGTYVLAVADDPSAVWQLAFRPGSLRVTPGVADGDVRFTSDPAALAKLVYGRATWPALEQAGRLTVSGDRTAAERFHACFKGP
- a CDS encoding HEPN domain-containing protein — encoded protein: MTTSLPADEAKRWLAFARDDLAVAEESTRSSLIAPHIGCYHAQQAVEKSLKSIFVFLQVRFPFRHDLDELRDHLPPGWQVVNAHADLSMLTQWAVEGQYPGNWPEATDADARAAARQARAVWHTVLDDLDRHGLDVSAFR
- a CDS encoding nucleotidyltransferase domain-containing protein; the protein is MTSAQQTTEQAISEMARRIVERFDPLQIILFGSQARGDARADSDVDLLVVLTQVNDRRDTAVAIRRALRGSGVAKDIVLATPEEIDERGRLIGTVLESALREGRVVYERPSAA